A section of the Pediococcus inopinatus genome encodes:
- a CDS encoding uracil-xanthine permease family protein: protein MAKEKEFHNDDVVLDIHDRPTLGHWIGLSIQHMFAMFGSTVLVPILVGLNPGIALFSSGVGTLIYILITKGKIPAYMGSSFSFIVPMVALMKTTGYPGIAQGTVAVGLVYLIVALMVSVVGSDWINKILPPIVVGPIVMVIGLSLAGTAATDATMRTLASGKTTYDWRYFVVALITLLVTIGFNMYLKGFISLIPILLGIVVGYVVAALMGIVDFSGVASAAWFSLPKFQVPFLTYHFHFYWGAVLSLAPIAFVTMTEHTGHIMVLNKLTKRNFFVDPGLNHTLAGDGTASIIAGLVGGPPVTSYGENIGVLAITKVHSVYVLAGAGVFAIIFSFIGKLSALIQSIPSPVIGGISFLLFGTIASNGLRVLIDEKIDFNIKRNLMIASAILVIGIGNAYLKLGQYRFSGLAVATVLGIGLNLVLPQKAASEREFYEKRTQAKK, encoded by the coding sequence ATGGCAAAAGAAAAAGAATTTCATAATGATGATGTCGTCTTAGACATTCATGATCGGCCAACTTTAGGTCATTGGATAGGTCTGTCTATTCAACATATGTTCGCAATGTTTGGCTCAACCGTGTTAGTCCCAATTTTAGTAGGTTTGAATCCTGGAATTGCCTTATTCAGTTCCGGAGTTGGGACTTTAATTTACATATTAATTACTAAAGGAAAGATTCCGGCATATATGGGATCAAGTTTTTCTTTTATCGTGCCAATGGTCGCTTTGATGAAAACGACCGGATATCCTGGAATCGCACAAGGAACGGTTGCCGTCGGTTTAGTTTACTTAATTGTTGCCTTGATGGTCAGCGTTGTAGGATCTGATTGGATAAATAAAATTCTTCCGCCCATTGTTGTGGGGCCAATTGTGATGGTTATTGGGCTTTCTTTGGCAGGAACTGCGGCAACAGATGCCACCATGCGGACCTTAGCATCTGGGAAAACAACGTATGACTGGCGCTACTTTGTCGTTGCTCTGATAACTTTATTGGTTACGATCGGATTTAACATGTATTTGAAGGGCTTTATTAGTCTTATCCCAATTCTCCTTGGAATAGTTGTAGGTTATGTAGTGGCGGCCTTAATGGGAATTGTTGATTTTAGTGGAGTAGCTTCAGCAGCCTGGTTCTCACTTCCTAAATTTCAAGTACCATTTTTAACTTATCACTTTCATTTTTATTGGGGCGCAGTTTTAAGTTTGGCGCCAATCGCCTTTGTCACGATGACCGAACATACGGGACATATTATGGTACTAAACAAGCTAACTAAGCGGAATTTCTTTGTTGACCCTGGATTGAATCATACCTTAGCTGGTGATGGGACAGCTTCAATTATTGCCGGCCTTGTAGGTGGACCTCCAGTAACTAGTTATGGTGAAAATATCGGTGTATTAGCCATCACGAAAGTGCACAGTGTGTACGTTTTGGCCGGAGCAGGCGTATTTGCGATTATCTTTAGTTTCATTGGGAAATTAAGTGCTTTAATTCAAAGCATTCCATCCCCGGTAATTGGTGGTATAAGTTTCTTGTTGTTCGGAACCATTGCTTCAAACGGGTTACGAGTGCTAATTGATGAAAAAATTGATTTTAACATCAAACGAAATTTGATGATTGCATCCGCAATTCTGGTTATCGGAATTGGAAATGCTTATTTAAAACTTGGGCAATACCGGTTTTCTGGTTTAGCAGTTGCAACTGTTTTAGGAATTGGATTAAATCTAGTTCTTCCTCAAAAGGCAGCTAGTGAGCGGGAATTCTATGAAAAAAGAACCCAAGCAAAGAAATAG